In Opitutaceae bacterium, the sequence CGCGATGCCGCAAAGAAACAGGAGTCCAATGGCGTTCATGAATCGATGCGCTCCACAGTCCATCCGAATTCCGATCGCGAAGTCACGACTATCCGGGAACCGCGTTCGATCGAACCCACGGCAACCCGCGCCTCATACCGCCGCCCATCCACCTCGATCTGGCCGCTGGGAAACAGCCCGGTCACCGCAATGCCCTTCGATCCAATCAGGGAATCGTTTCCTGCGAGCCGATCCGGATCGCCGCCAGAAACCTGCGCCGCACTGCCCACACTGGCCGTGAGCACCATGCGATCCCAAAACCAGCTTCGGGGAAGAAAACGCGCGAGCACCAGGGCGAGTCCGATCGCGATGCCGACTCCCACGCCGAGATTCACGAGCGGTTGGAGAAAAATGTCGGGTGAAAAGGTGACGGGCTCGTTTGGCCAGAGGTCCGCCATCGACCACAGCAGCGAGCCCAGCATCAGCACGATGCCCAGGAGCGCCACAACCACGACGCCCGGAAAGAAGAAGAGTTCGATCAGGAAAGCCGCGAGTCCAAGGATGAAAAACAGGATCGGCTCATGCCCGGAAAATCCGGCGATGTAGTGGCCGAAAAACACAGCCGTGAGGAGAACCCCCGCGGTCACCCCAAAGATGCCAAAGCCCGGTGTCTTGAACTCGATGAATGCGCACAGCAGACCCAGCCCGAGCAGGATCGGCGAGAGATTGTTGAGCAGCACCGCAAACTGCTCGGCCCAGTTCACCTCAAGCTGGCGCGTCGTGCCCGGAGTGGCGCCAAGGTCGTGCAGGAGCGTCCCGAGATCCTTCGCAATCCCGGCCGCAAGGAGCGGCTGCGGCGGATCGCCATAGGCTTTGATGGCTTCCGTGGCGGTGAGCGAAAGGAGCTCACCCTTCGGCTTCAGCAGGACGTCGCCGATCTTGAGTTCATAGTCGGAATCGATCATCGCGGAAATCACCTGGCCCCGATAGCCCTTGCCCTCGGAAATCGCACGAACCCTCGCCCGCAGGTAGCTGACGATCTTCTGCTTCATCGAGGCGTCGATCTCTCCGCCCGTCGCCAGGACCGGTGCCGCCGCGCCGATCACCCCGACCGGTGAAAACCAGATTTCGTCCGTCATCGCGGAGATGAAGGCGCCGGCCGAGAGCGCCTCGGAATTCACGTAGGTCACGGTTTTCCCCGGAAAGCGTTCGAGCGCCTCCATGATGTCAAAGGTCACATCAAGCGCCCCGCCCGGAGTCTTCATGTCGAGCACGACAATGTCCGCGTTTTCCTCAATCGCCTCCTTCAACCCGCGACGAATCACATAGAGGATGGGTTTGGCGATCGCCTCCCGAACAGGAATGACCACAACACGCTTGGGCCCCGCCGCGGACGTTTCCGCATCGCCCGCGACCACTTCGGCTCCAGCCAGGGTGGTCGCAACAGACTGCCCATCCGCCTCCTTCCCGGCCGGCGGTGCGGTCGACGCCGCCTCCTGCGCCGCAGCGTGGACGAGCCAGGACAGCGTGCCCGCCAGGGCGATCAGCCAGAAAAATCTGCGGAGTATTCGCGGCATTGTGCCCAGCATGCTCATCGACGCCCGTGTGTGCAAGTGCCACAGTGCACGAAAATTGCCTCGAATTTCCACAAATCCGTTGGCCAGCCCGGATTTCTCCACCTTACTCCTTGGAACCATGGAAGCTGTCCCCTACCTCGGAGAGAACCTGACCCGCTGGCGCGTCGGAAACTCCACGTTCCTCGCCATGCCCGAGCGTGGCGCCCGCCTGATGAACTGGAATGTGGCCCTGGCCGACGGCTCCGTCCGCGATGTCATCTACTGGCCCGAACTCTCATCCCTGGATGAATTCCCCAAGGTCCGCGGCGGCAATCCCATACTTTTCCCATTCAACGGACGGACATTTGACCACGGCGACATCCACTTCTGGCGCGCCCCCGACCAGATTCGCCGCCCCATGCCGATGCACGGAATCGCCCGCCAGGCGAAATTCACCCTCAGGCATGCGAGCGAACGCAGTTTCACCGCAGTGCTGCAGCCGGATGAAGAGTCCAAACTGGCGTACCCTTACGACTACGAATTCGCCGTCGTCTATCGTTTCGCGCCCCTGGGGCTGACCTGTGAATTCATCCTCACGAACCGCGACACACGCCCGATCCCCTGGAGCGCGGGGCACCACTTCTATTTCACGCTCCCCTGGACCGAGGGCCACACACGCAGCGACTATGCGATCCGCATTCCTGCGGCGAAACGGATGAAGCAGGACATGACGACCGGCAAACTTCTGCCCGGCCCCACGCTGCACCGCGAGGAGCGGCTGAACCAGCCCTTGCTCGTCGACACGCTGCACCTCGCACTGAAGACCAACGAGGTTGTCTTCGGCCCCGCCGGCGCTCACGACGACGTGACGATCCGAATCGGACAGGAAAAGAAGCCCGGCCCCGACGCCACATTCGTCACCTGGACGCCGGACGACACAGCCCCCTATTACTGCGTGGAACCGTGGATGGGCCCACCCAATGCCATCGAGAACAAGGTCGGCCTCCACTGGGTCCAGCCCGGCCAAAGCCAGAGCTTCGCGGTCGAGATCGTCATTCGCTGAAGGAAATCGCTGCCGCGGGAAAGCTGGCGGGACGCCCGCAATGGTCGACAGGATTGGGTCGACGGAATCGACACCGGGCGCCCGGGCGTTTGCCGCCCTGCAGTACCAATCAAGGATTGGTCGACTCCTCGTGGTCTCGTCGATTGGGAAACTGGCGCGATGCCAGTCCGGGCACGCGAAATTGGCTTACATTCGTGAATGCAGCGTAGCTGGTCTTTCCACCGCTCGAACGAATTCGTGCAAATGTGAAATCGCCTTCAATTCCCTTTCCAAACTTTCGCTGGGTGCCGTCCGAAATGATCACGAGATCCTCCGCGCCATGGGCGGTGGTCACACGGTAGGCCAGTGCGGCGGGATCCTCGAGTTTGACCTCTTCGACAAAGACTTGGGATTCGTCAAAGCGCGAGCGATCGGCATACGGCTGGATCAGGGTCGCCATGCGATCGAGCGCAGGATTGCCGGTCAGTTTTCTGCTGAACACCAGCCAGTCGATGGCGCGGTAACCGGGCTCGCCCGCAAGGCCTCCCAGGTTTGCATCGCCCATGGACTTGGTGCGCGAGGTTGCCGCCGCTGCCAATCGATCCTGCGCGATGAGGAAACCGACCTTGCCGGTGGAGACGAAACCCGCCGCGCTCTCGACCATGGTGGAGGGCGTGTGGAGGTTGAACTCCATTTCCTGATTGCTCCCCACCGTGCTCACTTCGTCGATGATCAGCCAGTATTGAGCCTTGGCGAAAACCAGGTGACGCCGGTGCCGGGCTTTCTGGTAGGGAACATAACCGTCATGGCTGGCAGCGAAGTATTCAGTGCGCGACTGCGGCGACCAGATCTTGTCATAGCCGGGCAGGTTCCGCTTTTCCGGGACCGCCTGATTGATCGTGAGCATGTTGTGCGCGCGCGGGTGCTTGTACCAGGTGATCTGGGAGGGCTCCAGATAATTGAGTTTCCCGAGGCCGGCATCCACCGCGATGGGAATGCCATTGGCATAGATCTCGAATGAAAGCTGGTCGGAGTGACTGTGATTCTGGTGATCGCCGTAGTTGAAAATGAGAAAGTAAGAGGCGGGGTCCCAGGAGTCGCGCATCACCATGAAACGCGACTGAGGAAAATCGATGGAACGCGCCTTCGGCTCAATGGGTGCGACCGGCAGGGTGGCAAGATCGTCGGGTTTGAATTCCTCCCGGACAGCACCGACAAAATCCCCGCGGTGGAAGAACACCGACATTTCCCGAAGGAGCGGCACGAGGTCGCGTCCGCGGGCCGCGTCATTGAAAGGAGCGTTGACGCCGACCGGGGTTGTGGTGAGCGCGTAAAATTCGATGAACTTTTCCAACCGCCCCAGGAAGTGGTCCAGCAGGCTGGAGTCTCCGGCAAAATGGCGGAGCATCAGCATGTATCGGTGAAAGACCGAGAACATGTAGGATGCGTAGCTGGTCGTGCGCTCCACGTAGCCGCCGTCCTCAAGGATGTCGTTTTCCAGGTGCAGGACCATGTTCTGCCGGCCCCTTTCAAGCCAGGACTTCGACTCATTGAACTCAGGCAGGGCGAGAGCGGCGTAGGAGAGCGTGTGCGCCGTATGCGTCTGCCAGTTGTAGGGGTGGAACGGCGTCCTGATCAGGCACTGGTCGAGCCAGCGCGAGGAACCGAGGATGATCTTGAGCAGCCGTTTGGTTGTGTCAGGGGATATCTGCCCAACAAAAACGCGCAGGGCGTTGATCAGGCGCTCGGTCCGGTTGGAGAGCCCCAGTTCGTACCAAACGAAATCGTACGAGGTCGTCACGTGGATGACCTCCTCATGCTTCACCCGGTCGAGCTGATCATACCACTGGTTGAACACACTTTCGAATGCGGCCGCGGTCTCCCTGCTCCCATCCACAAGGAAGCCGGCGATGAGCGCATCGATGAATCCCAGATAGTGCACCCCCCACTTGCTTGCGTTGGGGTAGGTGTGATTGAAGTCGACGTTCTCGCCCCAGACGACCCCGTGGAGCGTGAATCCCTTCGACGGAGAGTAAACCTGATCACGGGCCTCAAGGATCTCCCGCTTCCGCACCGGATCCGCAGCGACGTCCTGAAGGAACTCCCCGACAGTGATGAACGAGCGCTTGTTTCCGGCATCATAGTTCGACAGCCGCCGATTGTCGGGCCGTCGAACAAAATACTCGTGCAGCAGGCGCGAGACACGCTCCGAGTCACCCGCAGCCGCGGCTGCCCGCAGCTCCGACCCGATTCCCGGGATTTCCAACGAAGCTACGAGCTCTGCATCGCTGATGTAACGGATCTTGTCCCTGAAGTAGTCCGCATCGAGATAGACGTCGTGCCACTCCGACAACTGAAGCCGCAGATCGAGCTTGCTGCGGTCGCCTTTGGGCACCGGCTGTCGGCAAAGGGCGCAGTACCAGACGCCATCCACCTGATAGGCGGTGTTCTGCAGGGAAATGACCGGTCCCGACCGATCGAGTTCGGCGGCAGCTCCGGATGCAATCAAGCAGATCAACACCAGCAGAAACCGGATTGGGGAATGGAAGAACATCATGGGAAACGGCAGGACTTCGCATTCCGCCGAAGGTCGCCGCGGAATGCAATCGCCGGGTTGAGGTTCGTTCAAACAGCCTGTCCCTGAATCCTACGCCAACTCCACCCTCAGCGGCCTCGCAACCCCGCGTAAAACCTCTCCGGCGCAATTGCGCAAAACGGGTCCCCGGCGCACGACGGAACGTGCGCGTCCATACGAAAAGGCATCAGGGATCGGATGTCTGCGGTCACTGTCACATCCGATCATCCGGTTCCCATCCGGCCAGATCTGTGGTCAGGATGGCGCAGACTATTTGGTGAATTCCCGGACGATTTCCTCGGGTCGGCGTGCCGTCACGTCGGCAAACTTTCGGAAATCGCGATCATCGGTGATGACGACGCTGCCGTGCGCCTTTGCCAGCGCCGCCATGTAGCAGTCGATGAAATCGACCTTCACCTTTGCGAAGCGATCAAACGCATCGAGGATCACGTCGCCATCCTCCACCTCCACGCCTTCGTGCAGGACCAGCTCGCGCAACGTCCGGGCTACCTTGCTGCGTTCAAAATCGTAATACGACACCAGGACCCAGCACACTTCCGCGAGCGTCACATGCGAAATGGCGAGCATGACCTGACTTGTTTGCGCAAGCTCGAACAATGCCCTGGCCTTGGGTGAATGCGCCGGATCATCGGCCAGCAGAAAACGGAGAATCACGTTGGCGTCGAGCTGGTGCCCGGCGCTCATCGGGCATACCTGCGTTTCGCCTGCTCGTGCCGGGCAGCCCTAAGTTGCGCAGCAGTGGGCGGCATTTTGTCCGTTTTCAGGCTTCCATACAGGGAACCGGTCGAAGCCCGCACCGGTTCCAGAATGACATGCTCGCCCTCGAAGCGGTAAAGGATCTTGTGATTCGACTCCAAGTGCAGGAACTGCCGCACCTTGGCCGGGATGGTCGTCTGGCCGTTTCGCGAAAGAGTCGAAGTTGTCATGGTAATTCCTTAGAATTGGACAATCTCCTTAGATATTGCCTGAAATCAAGAATGGAGTTTGTGTCAACCGCCGCATGGGACGGGCCAAATTCAAACAAGCCCGTTCAAGCAGCCTGTCCCTGAATCCTCCGCTCCGGACTTCCATCATTCCACGAGCATCTTGAAGACCGCGTCCACGGCGTCCTTGTAGAACTCGATCGTGAGTTTTGTCCAATACTCGTCAGGCAGGTCGTTGAGCTGGCGGCGGGCAGCGACGGGCAGGAGGAGGACTTGGGCACGCTTGTCGATGGCCAGCTCCACCACCTTCGCGGCGTTGGGTCCCTCAGAAGCAACCTGTCCCTACCTCGCCCCCTGAGAAGCGCTCTGCCCAACGGACCGCCAGCGAGACACTCTGCGATGGAACGCCGCAAATGGACTGCCCAAGCACCGTAAGAACGGCGACCTTGTATATCTTGGGAGTCGTCGCCGCCCAGAATAGTTGACAAAATAGAGCGCCCTTTGACGTGTTAGCCGTCTTATGTGAGTCGACACGCAGCAACAGTCTGACAATATCTAACTAATCATATACCAGTAAGTTATGTGGCGGAGAGGGAGGGATTCGAACCCCCGGGAGCTTTCGCCCCAACGGTTTTCAAGACCGTCGCGATAGACCACTCTGCCACCTCTCCGGATGAGCTACGCAAGGCCCAACCTCAATGAGCCCTGCCGGCATTTTCAACTCCCAAAAATTTCAGCCCCGCTCGACTGCGCAAACGGCACGGGCCACCGTCATGCCACGACAAGGGCTAATTTCCGGAACCTCCGGACTTTGCATTTCCAATATTGGTGAGGGGCAGGATGAGATTCGTGCCGCCATTGCCTCCTCCGGTGCCGCCAATGACCAGCGGCGAACGGCCATCCCACTTCTCCACGATCTGAAGCTCAATCAGCCCGGGCGTCTCCTTCAGCGCAAGTCCACGGATGCGAATCGCATCAGCCTCGCCCTGCGCCTTGATCTTCGCGGTCTCCGCCTCGATCTGCGCCTTCTGCTGCGTATAGCGCGACTTCGCCGCCTCCTGCTCCTGCACCATCTTCGCTTCAATCGCCTGCTCAAGCTCCTTGGACAACGTGATGTTTTCAATCACCAGGTCCTCGATGAACAGCAGGCTTCCAACCTTCTCACGTGCCGCCGCCAGCGACTTCGTCTTCACATCCTCGCGCTGCCGCACAATCTGCTCGGCGCTCTGAAGCGCGGTGACTTCCTTCAGGGCCTCCTGAACACGCGGCGCCACCAGGCTTTCAAACGGGTCGCCCGCATAGTCCTTGTAAATCTTGACCACCATCGCCTCCGGAATGCGGTAAAGCACCCGCAGCGTCACGTTCACCTGCTGCAGATCCGAGGAATAGCACTCGGACTCCAGCGACTGCGTCTGCTGCTTGACCATCACCCGCACCAGACGCGAAACCATCGGCACCTTTGTCCCAAAGCCCTCGGGGCGCGGTTGTTCATCGACCTTGCCCAGCGTGACAAGCACACCGCGTTCGCCGGGTTCGACGACATAGGTGCACTGCGACAATGCGATGACGGCCACTACAATGAGTATGCCAACGCCAACCAGTTTTCCGGGGTTCATATCGCCCGAAAAAACGACCGGACAGCCACGGGATCAAGCTTCTCCGATGGAGAATTGCCGTGGATTTTTCCATGGAGCCGTGATTCGAATCCGACCCAGCCCCGGACAAGCTGCAAAACACAGCCCTGAATACGGCACTCCGCGGACTTGCCGCGACCATCGAAAGTCGGTGAGGAACTGGATGCATGGGAGCACCTGTCACAGTCTCATCGGATGAACTTGCCGAAGTGCAGGGGCTCTACGGTCCGTTTCAGTTTCCGGAGAGTCTGCTTCAGAAAATCTGGCTGCGCCGGGAAATCGACATCGCAAGCGCGCACACCCAGTGCGGCCGGCGCGTGGAGGTGATCCACCCCGGGCGATGGAACCGCCTCGGCGGACCCGATTTCAAGCACGCGCGTCTTCGCCTCAACGGCGTGGAAACAACGGGCGACATCGAGCTTCATCTTCGCGCCGAGGACTGGAGGCATCATGGCCACCATCGGGACCCCGCCTATGACCAGGTTGTGCTTCATGTTGTGCTCTGGAGCGGACCGGACCCGCGCACCGAACAATCCGCGGGGCGGTCAATTCCCACCCTGGCCCTGCTGCCGCTGCTTCTGTATCCATTGGAAGAATACGCAGCCGACGCGGTGGTCGAGCGCCTTGCCGACCGGGCCTGCACGCGGGCCACCGAGGAGCTGCTCACCCTGCCAGATCAAGAGCGCCGCAAGACACTCCGCCTTCACGCGGCGGCCCGCTGGAAACAAAAGGTCAGCTACCTCAAGCGGCGGATTGACCGGCTCGGATGGACAGACGCCTGCCACCACACCGCGCTGGAGATTCTCGGCTATCGGCACAATCGCGCGCCCATGTTCCGGATCGCACAGCGATGGCCGCTCAATGCATGGCAAGCCGATCCCTCTCCCGTCGCCGAGGCATGCGCAGGCGAGACGGGCCGCTGGAGCATGCAGGGCGTGCGCCCGGCCAATCACCCGGCAACGCGGCTGCGGCAATACGCTCAATGGACACGCGCAGTGCCCGACTGGCCCGCGCTTTTTCTGGATGCCGCCGCCGTGCGCGCTCTGTCGGGCATTTTTCCCGCTGATGCACCTGTCAATCCGGAGACCGGCTCACGGGCATTCCGCTCATCCACAGGAATCACGCGTACCCGTGCGCACATTTTCCAGCATTGGTGCGGCGCGGCATTCGGCGGTCCGCGCCTCGACACCCTGATCTGCAATCTACTTCTGCCAGCACTCTCGTTTCAATCCAACGCAGACGGCGCACAGGCGCTCTGGCTTCATTGGTACGCAGGGGATCTTCCTCCACACATTGCGCAATCGCTTCGTGACCTCGACCTCCTCTCGTACGAGCAGCCGATCTGCCATGGGCTCGTGCAGGGGCTTCTCGGCTGGTGGATCGATCATGAAAGCTCGTCGATGAAACGGTAGTCGCTGTCGCTTTCACGCAGTGTGCGGCAGACGCCGGCATGCGCCCATCGCGCGCACCAATCCGGAGGGAATGACGCAACGTCCCGCCTTCGAGAGCCGACGCTTGCACTCCTCGCCTCATCAACTATTCCTGACTGTTCCTCCCGTCGACGCGCGGGATCAACCCTCCAGCTTGTCAAACCATGGCCAGGATTCCACTCGAAGACAGTTTTGCCGACGTCATCAACAAGGCCCAGCGCGGGCTCAAGATTTCCGACGACGATCTCGCCGCGCGCGCTGATGTCTCGAAGGCCGATCTGGCCGCGGTCAAGGCCGGCAAGCCCATCATCCCGGTCATTCGCCGCGTCGCCCGACATCTCCGCCTCGCCCCCAACCCGCTGGAATCCCTGGCCCGCAAGGAATGGTACCCCGAACAGCCCGTTTTTCCGCGGGGCTTCGCCATGTTCAACACGACCTACGAGGACATGACGGTCAACAGCTACCTCGTGTGGGATCCAAAATCCAAGGTGGCCTCGGTTTTCGACACCGGTGCCTCCGCGCATGACCTCCTCGACCTGGTCGAAACGAGCAAACTCAAGGTCCACTACATCTTCATCACTCACGCGCACGAGGATCACATCGCGGACCTCGACACCCTTGTGGCAAGGACCGGCGCGGAAATCTGGTCGCACGAGCTCGAGCCCCTCTCGCGCCCGGATGCGCGAACCTTCAAGGAGGGCGCCTATTTTCACGTCGGTGACATCGCGATCAAGACGCTGCTCACCAGCGGTCACTCCCCGGGCATGACCACCTTCTACATCACGGGCCTGAGCTGGCCGCTGGCCATCGTGGGCGACGCCGTTTTCTCAAGCTCCATGGGCGGCAGCCAGACCGCGTTCGAGGAGCAGTACCGCATGAACGTGGAGAAGATCTTCACCCTGCCCCGCGACACCGTGATCGCGCCCGGGCACGGACCGTTGACGACCGTAGCCCAGGAAAAGCACCACAATCCCTTTTATGCGTCGCGAACGGAGAAATCCAACCTCGCGGACATCAAACAAAAAACCGATTCCACTCATGTCTGATAAAATCGCATTCGTCGGTGTGGGCCGCATGGGCGCCAACATGGCGCGCCGCCTGCACGAAACAGGATTCGCCGTCACCGCCGTGCACGACGCGCATGCGCCCGCCGCTGCGGCGCTCGCCAGCGAGCTCAAGACACTGCACGCGCCAAACCTCGCCGCGGTGACCGCCGCCGCGGATGTCATCATCACGGTTGTCACGGACGATGCCGCCCAACTGGGCATCTATGCCGAAAAGGGGGACTCCCTGCTCGTCGGCGCGAAGGGAAAAACCTTCATCAACTGCGCCACGCTTTCTCCGAAAACTCATCTGGAAACGGAGCGTCGCGCGAAGTCCGCAGGCGCCTCGACCCTCGAGGGCTGCATGGCTTCCTCGATACCGCAGGCGCGCGCCGGTACGCTCTACCTGATGTGCGGGGGCGACCGCGCCGTGTTCGACCGGGTGAAACCGATCCTTGAAAAGCTCAGCCAGTCGCCACGCTACATCGGCCGGACCGGTCAGGCCGCCCAGGTGAAGGCCCTGGTCAACATGGTCATGAACATCAACACGGCCGGCCTGGCCGAGGGACTCGGACTCGGCGCCGCGCTCGGTCTCGACCTCGACATGCTGCGCGAGGTTTTTGCTCAGACCGGCGCCAATTCACAGGTGCTCAAGACCGACGGCGAAGACATGCAGAACCGTTCCCACGACTGCTACTTCTCCGCAGCACACGCGGCAAAGGATTCCACCATTGCCTGGAAAATGGGTGTGGAGGCGGGCATCAACATGCCGCTGGCCGCCGCAACCAAGCTCCAGTTCGATCGCATGGTGACTCTTGGAATCGGTGACCTCGACAAGAGCGGAATCGCCGAACTGACGTTCAAGGGCCGCAATGCCTGAACGCCTCGTCATCCTATCTCACGACCTTCGCGGACCGTCGCCCTTTGCGTCGGTCCGTTTTCATTTTCAGCGTCCCTTTCCAACCCCACGCAACGCTTCATCGAACGCCTCCGGCAGTTCCGCGCGCGCCGTAAACCGCCAGGTTTTTCCCGACCACTCGTAGTCGAAGGCCGTCTCGGAGGAGTGAAGGAAAAGCCGCTTGAGCCC encodes:
- a CDS encoding DUF2851 family protein, with amino-acid sequence MGAPVTVSSDELAEVQGLYGPFQFPESLLQKIWLRREIDIASAHTQCGRRVEVIHPGRWNRLGGPDFKHARLRLNGVETTGDIELHLRAEDWRHHGHHRDPAYDQVVLHVVLWSGPDPRTEQSAGRSIPTLALLPLLLYPLEEYAADAVVERLADRACTRATEELLTLPDQERRKTLRLHAAARWKQKVSYLKRRIDRLGWTDACHHTALEILGYRHNRAPMFRIAQRWPLNAWQADPSPVAEACAGETGRWSMQGVRPANHPATRLRQYAQWTRAVPDWPALFLDAAAVRALSGIFPADAPVNPETGSRAFRSSTGITRTRAHIFQHWCGAAFGGPRLDTLICNLLLPALSFQSNADGAQALWLHWYAGDLPPHIAQSLRDLDLLSYEQPICHGLVQGLLGWWIDHESSSMKR
- a CDS encoding aldose epimerase, producing MEAVPYLGENLTRWRVGNSTFLAMPERGARLMNWNVALADGSVRDVIYWPELSSLDEFPKVRGGNPILFPFNGRTFDHGDIHFWRAPDQIRRPMPMHGIARQAKFTLRHASERSFTAVLQPDEESKLAYPYDYEFAVVYRFAPLGLTCEFILTNRDTRPIPWSAGHHFYFTLPWTEGHTRSDYAIRIPAAKRMKQDMTTGKLLPGPTLHREERLNQPLLVDTLHLALKTNEVVFGPAGAHDDVTIRIGQEKKPGPDATFVTWTPDDTAPYYCVEPWMGPPNAIENKVGLHWVQPGQSQSFAVEIVIR
- a CDS encoding PIN domain-containing protein; this translates as MSAGHQLDANVILRFLLADDPAHSPKARALFELAQTSQVMLAISHVTLAEVCWVLVSYYDFERSKVARTLRELVLHEGVEVEDGDVILDAFDRFAKVKVDFIDCYMAALAKAHGSVVITDDRDFRKFADVTARRPEEIVREFTK
- a CDS encoding MBL fold metallo-hydrolase, with the protein product MARIPLEDSFADVINKAQRGLKISDDDLAARADVSKADLAAVKAGKPIIPVIRRVARHLRLAPNPLESLARKEWYPEQPVFPRGFAMFNTTYEDMTVNSYLVWDPKSKVASVFDTGASAHDLLDLVETSKLKVHYIFITHAHEDHIADLDTLVARTGAEIWSHELEPLSRPDARTFKEGAYFHVGDIAIKTLLTSGHSPGMTTFYITGLSWPLAIVGDAVFSSSMGGSQTAFEEQYRMNVEKIFTLPRDTVIAPGHGPLTTVAQEKHHNPFYASRTEKSNLADIKQKTDSTHV
- a CDS encoding prohibitin family protein; translated protein: MNPGKLVGVGILIVVAVIALSQCTYVVEPGERGVLVTLGKVDEQPRPEGFGTKVPMVSRLVRVMVKQQTQSLESECYSSDLQQVNVTLRVLYRIPEAMVVKIYKDYAGDPFESLVAPRVQEALKEVTALQSAEQIVRQREDVKTKSLAAAREKVGSLLFIEDLVIENITLSKELEQAIEAKMVQEQEAAKSRYTQQKAQIEAETAKIKAQGEADAIRIRGLALKETPGLIELQIVEKWDGRSPLVIGGTGGGNGGTNLILPLTNIGNAKSGGSGN
- a CDS encoding AbrB/MazE/SpoVT family DNA-binding domain-containing protein: MTTSTLSRNGQTTIPAKVRQFLHLESNHKILYRFEGEHVILEPVRASTGSLYGSLKTDKMPPTAAQLRAARHEQAKRRYAR
- a CDS encoding alginate lyase family protein, which produces MMFFHSPIRFLLVLICLIASGAAAELDRSGPVISLQNTAYQVDGVWYCALCRQPVPKGDRSKLDLRLQLSEWHDVYLDADYFRDKIRYISDAELVASLEIPGIGSELRAAAAAGDSERVSRLLHEYFVRRPDNRRLSNYDAGNKRSFITVGEFLQDVAADPVRKREILEARDQVYSPSKGFTLHGVVWGENVDFNHTYPNASKWGVHYLGFIDALIAGFLVDGSRETAAAFESVFNQWYDQLDRVKHEEVIHVTTSYDFVWYELGLSNRTERLINALRVFVGQISPDTTKRLLKIILGSSRWLDQCLIRTPFHPYNWQTHTAHTLSYAALALPEFNESKSWLERGRQNMVLHLENDILEDGGYVERTTSYASYMFSVFHRYMLMLRHFAGDSSLLDHFLGRLEKFIEFYALTTTPVGVNAPFNDAARGRDLVPLLREMSVFFHRGDFVGAVREEFKPDDLATLPVAPIEPKARSIDFPQSRFMVMRDSWDPASYFLIFNYGDHQNHSHSDQLSFEIYANGIPIAVDAGLGKLNYLEPSQITWYKHPRAHNMLTINQAVPEKRNLPGYDKIWSPQSRTEYFAASHDGYVPYQKARHRRHLVFAKAQYWLIIDEVSTVGSNQEMEFNLHTPSTMVESAAGFVSTGKVGFLIAQDRLAAAATSRTKSMGDANLGGLAGEPGYRAIDWLVFSRKLTGNPALDRMATLIQPYADRSRFDESQVFVEEVKLEDPAALAYRVTTAHGAEDLVIISDGTQRKFGKGIEGDFTFARIRSSGGKTSYAAFTNVSQFRVPGLASRQFPNRRDHEESTNP
- a CDS encoding NAD(P)-dependent oxidoreductase; this translates as MSDKIAFVGVGRMGANMARRLHETGFAVTAVHDAHAPAAAALASELKTLHAPNLAAVTAAADVIITVVTDDAAQLGIYAEKGDSLLVGAKGKTFINCATLSPKTHLETERRAKSAGASTLEGCMASSIPQARAGTLYLMCGGDRAVFDRVKPILEKLSQSPRYIGRTGQAAQVKALVNMVMNINTAGLAEGLGLGAALGLDLDMLREVFAQTGANSQVLKTDGEDMQNRSHDCYFSAAHAAKDSTIAWKMGVEAGINMPLAAATKLQFDRMVTLGIGDLDKSGIAELTFKGRNA